The following nucleotide sequence is from Salvia miltiorrhiza cultivar Shanhuang (shh) chromosome 7, IMPLAD_Smil_shh, whole genome shotgun sequence.
AATCTTCTAATGCAATTACTTTTATAATCGAATCTCATTCCATATAATTATGATCAAAAGCTTTGCTTTCAACAGAAGGTCATCTTCACGGGATGAAGCAATTGGAGGTAACCAAAGATTTCCCGCgaggttttccatgctcataatgaggagaccatcagaggagcagagacctgAAGCTATTAAAAACTCAATTTTCAATCAACCCAATCAAAccaaagaaaatatattaagcCTATTGCAATGAAGATACTCCTGCTAGCCTCTACCAGACAAATCACGTCATGAATTGCTCATCAAGATGTTGCAACCAGAACCTTAGACTCCTTACTAAACTCAAGAACCGCAGAACAAGAGGGACCAAGCCAACCACCAAGACTAACACAAACCAGAGCCACAGGGGAACCAAACTAAACCAAAGGAACATGAGAAGCACGAAAGGCCAAAGAGGGAAGGGTAATCACCAAGACAAGCAGAACCAAGAGAAACAACCCCCAAAGCAAGAGAAACAACAAACAAAAACCAAAAAGAAGGAGACAGAAACTCCCCTGGAAAACGCAGCATCCTCAAAGTGACGATCCGAACATAGTGCAGAAGCCTCATGTCATCACGCACTAGCTGAAGGATATCAGTGATCGCAAAAGGCCAGAAACCCTCGTCCGCCACCGAAGAGGCCATGAAGTCCGCAACACGATTCCCTTCCCTGAAAATATGAGTGATAATAATACGAAGACCAGCAATGGAAGAGAGTACCTTTCTCCAGTGGCTGAAAAACCTCTAAGGGACGGTATTGGAACGAGAGCGGAAAAGATCAACCATGTGCGCGCAGTCCGTCTCAATCCACACATAATCCCAACCATTCATCACAATCTGCTCCAAGGCGATGATAAGGGCAAGAAGCTCAGCCTCAAAAGCCCAACCACGACCAGCAGAGAAATGGAAGCAACCCACCACAGACGAAGAGTCCCGAATAACCCCACCGGCATGAATGAGAGGAGGTGAGCCATGAACCGAGCCATCAATATTGATCTTCCGCCAcggatgaggaggaggaagccagAACACATAAATGTAGAAAGTCGGACGACGGGGTCTGCCCGGCACCCCAAGACCATGAAGAATAAGCAACTCCTCAACCGAATTTGCCATCTCACCCAAACTGAAACGAGAAGCCTCCAAAATGAAAGCTTTGACCTGAATCGCAGAGCCACTGCAGAAATTAGAGCCTCATCGAACACAGCCCTGTTCCGGAGATTCCAGAGGCTCCAAACGGCAGACATAACACCAACACGCCAAAGATTATCCATCTGCTTGCTAGTAGGAACTTTCATAGCCCAAATGATCAGACTCCCAATATCATAGATCAATGAACCATCGACCCTGAACCAAGTGAAAAGGGAGCTCCAAGCATGTCTAGTAATATCACACTCCCAAAAAATATGATCAATATCCTCCCCCGCTTTCCTGCAGAGAGGGCACCACCCCGGACCAATGTAACCAGAGCGACTTATAGAACTGGCAGTGGAGAGACGGCCCAAAATAACACGCCAAGTAACAATAGACCTGCGCACCGGAATAAATGGCGCCCAAATCCATTTGCCTCAATCCACCGCCTGAAAACTAGGACGAACATGATCCATGGCAAGCGAAGAGGAAACCTCTccaaaatgagaatgaatccAAGCTCGGCGATCCTCCCCACCACTGATAGGAACAGAGACAATGTCAAAAGCAATGTCCGAAAAAACATACAAGAAATCGAGGGTGAAATGCCAGGAGTCATCAAAGTAGTAGTCCGAGATTGGCTGCATGAGAAACTGGTGAACCGCAGCCGGAATCCCAATCCTGTCAATGAGCCTATAGCCTAACCAACTATCCATCTAGAAAAGAATAGTAGAACCAGAGCCGATGGAGCAATGCGTGTCACTAACCAAAGAACGAATAGACTCCCGCGTACCCAACCAGATCGTGGAAGTAAACCAAGGAAAGCGAGGCCGCAAACAAGAATCCAAATAACGCTGCCGGAATAACTGAAAACCTAGGGAGTCCGAAGTAATCAACAACCACCCCAACCTAAGCATGAAACTCTGACTGATGTGGGAGAAAGACTTGACATTCAACCCACATTGGTCCTTAGGAGCACAAACCTTATTCCAAGCCACCGAAGTTTTTAGCTTGGTAGTGGTACTGCCCGTCCAAATAAAGGACCGACAGGCGCGATCCAAATCATGTAGCAACTTAGCCGACCACTTGTAAATCAACATACTATAAACTGCCGCACTCTGAATGACCGAGGTGACCAGGTAAATGCAGGCCCGCCATGGACAACTGCATGCCCCGCTATCTAGGAAAATGGGCAATAATGCGGTCTTGAATGCAAGCCAGCCAGGCAGAGGAGGCCTGGCCTGCAAAAATGGGGATGTACTCCCAATTAGACGAAAGGCAGAGAGCCAGTGGAGAAGCCCAAATCACGCTGAAGCCGACGACGCAGCTGAAGGGGAACGCCTTTGCCAAAGTAAACTGTGGACTTGGCCTATTGCAGAACTGACCAGAGACGGAAGCATAAATTTGGAGGATATACTCAATCATCCTGCAATTAAATAACATCATCAGCATACAGGAGATGGGAAGGAAAGAGCAGGGATCGGGATATCCTCATACGAGCAATAAGGCCCCTATCCGCAGCATCCAAGAGAAGGCGGCTCAAAACCTCCTCAGCCAAACCAAACAGAACAGGAGACAAAGGGTCACCCTGTCGGACCCCACAGGGAGCAGCTGAAGAACCCATGTTGCTCCCCATTGAAGAGGACAGAAATCCGAGCCGACTGAAAGATGACTCTGATCCACTGCCGGAAAAGAGGAGGGAATCCAAAGCTGTCCATGACAACATCAACAAACTCCCAACTCAGAGTGTCAAAAGCCTTCCTGATATCGACCTTCAGGGCCATATTCATTCCCTGAATCGAACGCTCCATGCAGTTGACACCTTTAAAAGCAAGCATAATACACTCTTGAATAGAGCGACCCGAgataaaaaccgaaccgaatggCCGAAACAATCTCTGCCGCCACCGCATTCAACCGGGAGGCCAGAATTTTGGTGATGACTTTGAAGAAGAAGTTTCCAAGCACAATAGGGACGGTAATCAGACACAAGAACAACATCGGCCTTCTTGGGGAGAAGACAAAGCTGATTGGTATTAAGACCATGAGGAAGATAACCATGAGAGAAAAAATGTCTCACTACGGCCACCATGTCCTCTCCCACCACATCCCAAGAATGTTGAAAGAAGGCACCATTAAAACCATCCGGGCTAGGAACACTAGTCCTATCCATGGAGAAGACCACCGAGCGAATATCATCGGCCGAATGGAGAGCAGTAAGCAAGTCAGCCTGGGTCAAGGAGACAGAGGAGGGAATGTAACCAGAAATCCGGGATTTATCCACCACTCCAGAGTCCAGCTCAGAAAAGAGATCTTCATAGAAATGAATCACGTGAGCCGCCATGGTAGCCGGGTCCTCCGAGATAACTCCATCAATACTGAGCTCCTTGATGGTTTGATTGGAACGACGCCATTTAACCATAGAGTGGAAAAAAATGGGTATTCCTATCACCATCAGAAAGCCAAGAGACCCGACTTTGCTGCCGCAAATGCTCAGACTTACGCAAGAGGGCGGTGCCAATACGAGCCTGTAATATGACCTCCTGATCAAAGAGGTCATCCGTGTATCCCTGCTTGTCAATCCCCTCCTGAAGAGAGCTCAAATCCAGCTGCAGCTCAGCTAAGGCAGTATTGTAGTTCCCAAAGGTATCTTTGTTCCAGGCCTTGAGGAGCGGGCGAAGACGTTTCAACTTTTTCATAACACGGACCATCGAGCAGAGACTATCCAACGGCGAAGACCAAGAGGCTCTGACCTGATCCAAGAACCCCTCATGAGAGCACCACATATTCAGAAAACGAAACCGACGACCGGCCGTAGCAGAGGCCGTGTCCTGGCATCTCAACAGAACATTATAAAAGTTAgactcttactccactttaatcaCTTGATTCACTTTAACTCCATCAAAAGGTGAGACGTTTATTCCATTAACAATGcactcaattattttattaaaacttgtgtcattcTCAAAAGAGCATAAAATTTGCATTCTTAGTTTTCTAAAGGCTACCTTTGATGCCTTCTCAATTTCatatttatattctatattctctctgtcccaccgaaagtgagtcgtatttctttttgagtcgtttcatttttttggtaaaaattaaaaaatttaagactattaataaaattaattacacctttatttttctttatcacCCTAATTAATACTCAtccctaatttttttaaaaaaaattaattatgcatataagtaaatacatttaatatattaaacaataacattttaaattatgtgtCAAAAGAATTGTctcacttatatatatattactcttaatatatcaatttatttacttattttattatatgatGAATTATTTTGTCGAGTCACAACAcaattaattatagttattaacaCTAATATCTAAGGAATTTTTTTTCTCCACTAGCTATGCACTCAgccacttttattaaaatttgtgtcgttcttcttttatgactatttttttaAGGACAGATGAagcatataatataatattgacatccaacaaaaattaaacataaGTAAATCTATCAAATCGATGAATAAATcaaatcgttcttcttttatgactatttttttaAGGACAGATGAAGCATATAATATAATATGGAGgttcaataaaaaattaaacataagtAAATCTATCAAATCGATGAATAAATCTAGTAAATCGATGAAATTCATGAACACGATCATACAGTATTAGTTTAATGCAAGGTTCATGAATTTTGTGGATTTGATCGCATCGAGTTAAAAAATTCCGTTGTTTGAATAATATGTTCTCATTTTCCACcatatttatgaattttcacTTATTCATTCACAACCATATTCTCATGAGTCTGGGCATCAATTTCTTTGCAAGAATCCCCCCACATTTCTTCACCTTCATCATCACTAACTGGAATTGAAGGGGACCAAGGGGTTTAGCTGTGGATTTCAGTGGAATGTGAAGTTTTTCGGTGTTATTGATCTCAAGATTTTGCAGAAGCTTCTTTGAAATAGTGATGTAGATGGCGTGGACCGTCGGCCGCCTCTGCGCCGCCGTGGGGCGTGGACCAATCACCAAGTGTTTTTTTCGGTTGCCAGAAAAATTTGAGGGCGTTAATTATTGTCATTTGTCACACTTCCAGTGCCACGATGAAAAGGATTTGGACCAAGAACTAGAATACTCGGAAGAGTTGTTGCCGTAAGTATCATTTTACAAAAACAGAATATCATATCATGCAAATTTGTTGATCCTTATGTCAGTCAGTTTGATATCTTACGGTAAAGGGGATCCCCATTAGCTTAATACTACTAGTATTTGTTTTTTTGAGAGGAGCTTAATACTTAACAAGACATAAATTTGATTCATCATCCTTTCAGATATTTTAGAATCCGAAACAAATCAGTTACTCCATTTTCACACACTCGATTTCACCACACCCCTAACTCGTCTTATTTTTGTAAGTTTACACTGAATTTGCATACAAAATAACAAGCATGCAATATGCTTATCTGGGGTACAATTTGCTTCACCCCTATTACAATGTACCCAAGCTTGAAATGAAGAAGCAAACATCTTGTTCACATACTGCAAAATTTGGGGTGATGCTGAACAGTCTCCACATATATATTTCAACTTCAACACCCAGTTAAAACAACataacataaagcacataaaaACATCACAACAGAAATTAATCAATCCTAATCCAACAAACATCACCAAATCTTCTCTAATCATCTTTTCCATTCAATCTACAACCACCAAACTACACATTCTTTCGAGGTCTTCCCCTTTTCCTTTTCTCCGTTGTTGGTGCTGCTACAACAGGCGTCGGAGGAGGAGGGGCGGCGCTGACAGGCGTCACATTTTcaggtgggggtgggggtgggggagggggaggggccGGAGCCGGAGTCGGAGTCGGGGTCGCGGTGGCGCCCCCGAACATGGGGGGCATCCATTTCGGAAACTCCGCTGCCGCATTCCCCCCAGTCGCAAACCCCATCGGGAAAAACCCCCAGCAGCAGTAATAGGCCTCCTTCCCCGGCACCGTGGGCGGCATCGACAGAATCTCCGCCGCCGTGAAGGCTCTCCTACATTTCTCGTTGTCGCAGCGCAGGCAACACCCCTCGTACTGCCGCGGGTACTCGTACAGATTGTAGCAGTAAGGACAAGCCGTCCACATATTCTCCTCCCAAGCCGAGTTATCACTCCCCACGCCGCCGGATTTCGTGCTGGGCGTCGCCGCTTTGACCCCGCCGCCGACTTCACCTCTAGCGCTGCGACGGACGGGTAATTTCTGGCCGGAATTGGCCTTCTTCTGCTGCTTCTTCATGGCGACGAGATCCACTTTGGTGAAGCGGGAGGCGAACTCGGCGTCGTAGACTGATTTCTTAGCCGGATCGGAGAGGACGGCCCAGGAATCGGCGACGAGGCGGAAGGCGGAGTCGGAAAAGGGGAACTTGTTCTTGTCGGGGTGGAGGAGGAGGGCGAGGCGGCGGTACTGCTTCTTGATGAGGTCGACGTCGTTGGAGCGCTGCGGGATTTGGAGAATCGAGTACCAGTCGGGCTGGTTGCTGCTCAGCCGCTTGTTGTCGGAGGCGGATAGGACCTCCGCGACAGCTAAGATCTGGTCGGAGCCGTCAACGAGCGGCTCCGTCTCCTGCGCCAGGATGG
It contains:
- the LOC130992641 gene encoding uncharacterized protein LOC130992641 produces the protein MEHHTTTSRAEAERLLGIAEKLLRSKDYAGCRDFAILAQETEPLVDGSDQILAVAEVLSASDNKRLSSNQPDWYSILQIPQRSNDVDLIKKQYRRLALLLHPDKNKFPFSDSAFRLVADSWAVLSDPAKKSVYDAEFASRFTKVDLVAMKKQQKKANSGQKLPVRRSARGEVGGGVKAATPSTKSGGVGSDNSAWEENMWTACPYCYNLYEYPRQYEGCCLRCDNEKCRRAFTAAEILSMPPTVPGKEAYYCCWGFFPMGFATGGNAAAEFPKWMPPMFGGATATPTPTPAPAPPPPPPPPPPENVTPVSAAPPPPTPVVAAPTTEKRKRGRPRKNV